From the genome of Streptomyces sp. NBC_00523:
CGAGGGGTGGTGTGCGGTGAGCGCCCAGAGAATGACAGGCTGCCTTGCAAGGTGGCCTGTCGATCTCGTACGGTGAATGTATGACGCACGTATCCGGGGCGGCCCCCGACCCCACAGCCGAAGAGGTGGCGAACCAGCTGGCCTCCGTGGTCGGCCGGCTGCTGCGGCGGCTGCGTTCCTCCTCGTCGGAGTCGCTGCTGACGCCGACCCAGCGCTCGGTGCTGGCCCGGCTGGACGACGGGGGCGCCGCGACCACCGCGGACCTGGCCCGCGCCGAATTCGTCCGCCCGCAGTCCATGCGGCTGACTCTGGGCGCGCTGGAGACGCAGGGGCTGGTCGCGCGGGAGCCGGACCCGGCCGACGGGCGGAAGTCCGTCATGACGGTCACGGACGCGGGGCGCGCGACGCTCGCCCAGGTCCGGGCCGCCAAGCGGAACTGGCTGGCCGAGGCCGTCGCCGCCGAGCTGGACGGGCACGAGCGGCGGACCGTCGCCGAGGCCGTGGCCCTCATCGAACGCCTGGTCGGTTCGTGACGGCTCGCGATGTGCTCCCCGGGGCGGTACGCGCGGCGGCCCGCCCGGACCGGACGGAGCCCGGCCCCGGTTTCAGCGCCCGGCTCACCGCCCCGCTGCTGCTCGGCTCGCTGCTCAACCCGCTGAACACCACCATGATCTCCACCGCGCTGGTGGCGATCGGACACCACTTCTCCGTCGGCGCCGCCGACACCGCCTGGCTGATCTCCGTCCTCTACCTCGCCAGCGCCGTCGCCCAGCCCGTTCTGGGCCGCCTCGCCGACGTTTTCGGGCCGCGCCGGGTCTTCCTCGCCGGTCTCGTCGTGGTCGTCGCCTCCGGTCTGATCGGCACCTTCGCGCAGGGCTTCGGCGAGCTGATCGTGTCGCGGCTGCTGCTCGGCATCGGTACGTCGGCGGCCTACCCGGCCGCCATGGCGGTGCTGCGCGACGAGTCGGCCCGGATCGGGCGGCCGACCCCGCGCCCGGTGCTGGCCCGGCTCTCGTTCGCCGCGCTCGGCAGTGCGGCGGTCGGGCCCACGCTCGGCGGGCTGCTCGTCATGACGGCCGGCTGGCGCGGGATCTTCGCCGTCAACGTGCCGGTGGCGCTGATCGCCCTCGGCGCGGCCCTGCTCTGGATCCCCGCCGACCCGCCCCGCGCCCGCACGGCCGGCGGCCCGGCGCCCCGGCTGGGGCTCGATCCGCTCGGCATCGGCCTCTTCGCGACCGCGCTCACCGTCCTGGCCTTCTTCCTGCTCGACCTCGCGCACCCGGTGTGGTGGCTGCTCGCGCCGTTCGCCGCGCTGACCGCCGCCCTCGTGTGGTGGCAGCTGCGGGCACCCGCCCCCTTCATCGACCTGCGGATGCTCGCGGGCAACGGGGCTCTCTCGCGTACGTACCTCCGGCACGGCGTCAGCTACCTGCTGATCTACTGCGTGATGTACGGATACACGCAGTGGCTGGAGGAGGCCCGGGGCTACTCCTCCGGGCACACCGGACTCCTCATGCTGCCGATGTCCGTCGCCGCGCTGGTGTGCTCGCTGCTCGGCGCCCGTACGAAAGGCATCCGGGGCCCGCTCGTCCTGGCCTGCGTCCTGCTCACCGCCGGAGCCGGAACGCTCTTCCTGCTGTCCGGCGACACACCGGTCGCCGTCCTGCTGCTCGCCGGGGCCTGCTTCGGCATCCCGCAGGGGCTCATCGGCACCAGCAACCAGGCGGCCGTGCAGGCCTACGCGCCGCCCGCCTCCGTCGGCTCGGCCGCCGGCCTCCAGCGCACCGCCCAGTACATCGGGGCGATCACCGCCTCCAGCCTCATCGCCCTGGCCTACGGACAGTCGGCCGGCGACCGGGGGCTGCATCTGATGGCCGCCGTCGCAGCCGTCCTGGGCGTCCTGCTCATCGTCCTCACCGTCACCGACCGCGCCCTGCGCGGGCGTACCTGACCTCCATCAGTACCACCCCAAGGAGCACCACCATGACCGCCACCGTCCTCGACCCCCAGACCGCCCTGATCGTCGTCGACCTCCAGAAGGGCATCACCGGACTGCCCACCGCCCACCCCTCCGCCGGTGTCATCGCGAACGCCGCGACTCTCGCCGACGCCTTCCGGGCCAAGGGCCTGCCCGTGGTCCTCGTCCGCGTCACCGGCGGCGCCCCCGGCCGCAACGAGGGCCCGGCCCGGTCCGGGAAGCCGGCCGCCGACTGGGCCGAGATCGTGCCCGAGATGGGCCCGCGCGAGGGCGACATCATCGTCACCAAGCAGCAGTGGGGCGCCTTCTACGGCACCGACCTCGACCTCCAGCTGCGCCGCCGGGGCGTCACCCAGGTCGTGGTGGCCGGCATCGCGACCAGCATCGGCGTCGAGTCCACCGCCCGCTCCGCGCACGAGCACGGCTACCACGTCACGCTCGCCACGGACGCGATGACCGACATGAGCGGCGAGGCCCACGACAACAGCCTGCAGCGGATCTTCCCGCGCCTCGGCGAGACCGGCACGACCGACGAGATCGTCAAGCTCCTCGGCTGACGGACCTGTACGGAACGGAGCGCCGCGGCCCCCACCCGGGCCGCGGCGCTCCGCCGTACGGGTGGGCTTCGGGGCCTACCCGCCGTGTCGGCACGGCGTTCCCGCGCGAGGGCGTTTTCAGTGGAGGGGCGGAACCAGTGTGATCAACTGCAAATGCCACCAAAAACGCTCAATCAGGCCCTTTCCCGGTGCGGGCCGGGCCGTCCCCGGAGGTATCAGCCATGTCCCACGTCGGAGTCCCGCGCGGGACGGCCCGAAAGAGGCGCATCCCCGCCCTCCTCACCGCAGGCGTCCTCACCCTCCCCGCGCTGGCCGGATGCAGCTCGGGCGAGAAGGACACCGCGGCCGTCGCCGCCGTACCGCAGGACGTGGCCCGCGCCGCCCGCGCCCAGGTCGCCGACGGGGGCAAGGTCACCTGGGCGATCGACGCGCTCCCCGCCACCTTCAACGCCTTCCAGGCGGACGCCGACAGCGCCACCGGCCGGATCACCGGCGCCCTGCTGCCGACGCTCTTCCCGCTCGACGCCCAGGGCCGGCCGCAGCTCAACCCGGACTACCTCGAATCCGCGAAGGTGACCGAGACCGAGCCCCGCCAGGTCGTCGTCTACCGCCTCAACCAGCAGGCCGTCTGGAGCGACGGCCGCGGGATCGGCGCCCCGGACTTCGTCGCCCAGTGGCGCGCGCTCAGCGGCAAGGACTCCGCGTTCTGGACCGCCCGCAACGCCGGGTACGAACGCATCGAGAAGATCGAGCGCGGCCACGACGACCTGGAGGTCAAGGTCACCTTCGCCAAGCCGTACGCGGACTGGCGCTCGCTGTTCTCACCGCTCTACCCGAAGCAGGTGACGGGATCCCCGGACGCCTTCAACGACGGCGCCCGCACCAGCCTCACGGCGACGGCCGGGCCGTTCCGGCTGCGCGAGGTGGACAAGAAGACCGGCTCCGTCACGCTGACCCGCGACCCGCGCTGGTGGGGCGGCCGCGCCAAGCTGGACTCGCTGGTCTTCAAGGCCGTCAAGCCCGAGGACCGCACCGACGCGCTGGCCGAGGGCGCCGTCGACATCGCCGACATCGACTCCACCACCGCCCACCGCATCGCCGAGGCCGCCCGCGAGGGCGCGGCCGGCGCACCGCCCGCAAGCGGCCCCGGCGCCGCGCAGGGACCGGCGGACGCCCTGCGCTCCTGGGCCGTGGCGCACGGCACCGACGAGGAGGCGGCCGAGGAGGAGCAGGAGGCGCGGGACGACAAGGCCAAGGCCGCCGACGCGTACGCCACCGAGCAGAGCGGGCTGCGCGCCTTCGTGGTCCGCAAGTCCCTGGAGCCCGCCTACACCCAGCTCGCGCTGAACGGCGAGACCGGGCCGCTCGCCGACGACCGGGTGCGCCGGGCCGTCGCCCGCGCCCTGGACCGCCAGGAGCTCGCCGACACCGTGCTGAAGCCGCTCGGACTGCCTGCGCAGCCGCTCGGCAGCCACCTCGCCGTCGCCGGGCAGCCCGCGTACCGGGACGGCAGCGACGCGCTCGGCAAGCAGGACACCGAGCAGGCGCAGGCGCTGCTCGCCGACGCGGGCTGGACGCGCGAGGGCGCGCTGAGCCGGAGCGACGGCACCAAGGCCGGCAGCGAGGGCGAGAAGAAGAAGGACGCGGAGAAGGACGCCGAGAAGAAGGGGAGCGCCGGGAAGGACGCGGACGACGGCAAGGGGAACCGCGCCGCGGGCGAGCCCGTCGCCGACGACGGCCTCTACATCGTCGGCGACGACAAGCCCGGCGCCCCCGGCACCCACGTCCTCGCCCCGGCCCCCGACGCCGCCGCGCAGAGCGTCGCGCTGCTGCGCCAGGCCGGGTACCTCGGCTCCACGGGCACCTCGGAGGACGCCCGGGACGCGATCCGGGCCCAGGACCGGCAGCCCGGCGGCGCCGCCGGGGCCTACGCGCCCGCGGGGACCGCCGCGCCCGCCGAGGCGGCCGACACCGCGCGCGGTCCGCTCGGCAAGAACGGCAAGCCGCTGAGCCTGCGCTTCGTCCTGCCGTCCGGGCCCGGCTCGGCCGGTCTGCGCAGCGTCGGCGAGAAGATCGCCGCGATGCTCGACACGATCGGCATCCGCACCGAGATCACCAAGGTCTCCGACGACAGCTACTTCCGCGACCACGTGGCCTCCGGCGACTACGACATGGCCCTGTACTCCTGGCCCGCCACCGCCTACCCGGCCACCGACGACCGCCCGATCTACGCCAAGCCGCTGCCCGCGTCGGACGGCTCGCTGCTGGTGGAGCAGAACTACACCCGCGTCGGCACGGACCACATCGACCAGCTCTTCGACCAGGCGGCGTCGGAGCTGGACGAGAAGGCCGCCCGGGACCTCATGCGCAAGGCGGACGCCCGGATCTGGGCCGCCGCAGGATCGATTCCCCTCTTCCAGCGCCCCCAGCTCGTCGCCACCGGCAAGCAGCTCGTGAACGTCGGCGCCTTCGGCCTCGGCGTCCCGCACTACCAGGACATCGGCTACAAGGCCCCGCAGGCGGCGGGCGCCCCGGCCGACCGGAAGAAGTAGCCGGATATCCACACCTCTGAAACTGCTCAAGTCACTTGTCCGTGAGGTCCGTTACGGCGACTGTGGTCCATGACCACCGGTGAATTCCACCGGAAGAACGGACCACGGGGGCGGGACCATGAAGCGGACACGAGTGCACCTCGGAGCGGCCGCCGCGATCGTCGCGGCGGCCCTCACGTGCGTCAGCGGCTGCTCGTCGGCGGACGGCGGGACCACCGACGCGAAGCCGTCCGGACCGGCGAAGGCGGCGGCGGACAAGGCGGACAAGACCGTCGCCCGGGAGCCGCAGGAGTGCCGGGGCGGCACGTACACCTGGTTCAACATGCAGGACCGTTCCGTACTGAACGGGCTCGCCGACCCGCAGCGCGTCGCGCACGGGTCCAGCAAAATGACCAAGCTGACCGAGCCCGTCCGGCGACTGCGCACGGACCAGGCGTCCGTGGTGTCCCAGGGCCCGAGCCCGGACCCGAAGCAGGTGCTCTTCGCGCTGAGCACGCACCTCGGATTCACGGAGAAGGGCGACGACCCGGAGATGGGCTCGGGGCTGGGTGAACCGGGGGAGTACGCGGAGATCGATCCGGGCGGCGGCGAGGCCGGCGGCTCGGACCGCACCGTCCACCTCGTCTACTACAGCTTCGTCCGCCTGGTCGAGACGGACTTCCGGTACACCTGCGGAAGCGGTGAGGGCCGGAGGACGACCACGGGGCACGTGGTCACCTGGCCCAACTCGGGCGGCGGACTCGTCAGCTGCGAGGAACCGCTGGACAAGAAGGCGTCGGCCGCCGCGCACGAGGCGTTCAGACTGTCCTGCCCCGCCTAGAAACCCGGCCGGGAAGCCCTCCACCCGCCGGGCCCGTACCATGGGAGTAGCCGTGGCGCGTCCGCCCGGCGGGCGTACGAGGACTCAAGACCGACCCAGGCGCCTGAATCCCCGATCCGAGAGAAGCGCAAGCCACACCATGCCCACGCGCCACGACATCCGTAACGTAGCCATCGTCGCCCACGTCGACCACGGCAAGACGACCATCGTCGATGCCATGCTCAAGCAGGCCGGCTCCTTCGCCGCGCACGCCGCCGAGTCGCTCGACGACCGCATGATGGACTCGAACGACCTGGAGCGTGAGAAGGGCATCACGATCCTGGCCAAGAACACGGCCGTGAAGTACCACCCCAAGGATGGCGGCGACGTCATCACCATCAACATCATCGACACCCCCGGCCACGCCGACTTCGGTGGCGAGGTCGAGCGCGGCCTGTCGATGGTGGACGCGGTCGTGCTTCTGGTCGACGCCTCAGAGGGCCCGCTCCCGCAGACCCGCTTCGTGCTGCGCAAGGCGCTCCAGCAGCGGCTGCCCGTCATCCTGTGCATCAACAAGACGGACCGCCCCGACTCCCGGATCGACGAGGTCGTCAACGAGACCTACGACCTCTTCCTCGACCTGGACGCGGACGAGGAGCAGATCGAGTTCCCGATCGTCTACGCGTGCGGCCGTGACGGCATCGCCTCGCTGACGAAGCCGGAGGACGGCACCGTCCCGGCGGACTCCACCAGCCTGGAGCCGTTCTTCTCCGCGATCCTGGAGCACGTCCCGGCCCCGACGTACGAGGAGGACGCGCCGCTCCAGGCCCACGTCACCAACCTCGACGCCGACAACTTCCTCGGCCGCATCGCGCTCCTCCGCGTCGAGGAGGGCGAGCTGCGCAAGGGCCAGACCGTCGCCTGGATCAAGCGCGACGGCTCGATCCAGAACGTGCGCATCACCGAGCTGATGATGACCGAGGCGCTCACCCGCAAGCCCGCCGAGGTGGCCGGCCCCGGTGACATCTGCGCCGTCGCCGGCATCCCGGAGATCATGATCGGTGAGACGCTCGCCGACCCGGAGAACCCGGTCGCGCTGCCCCTGATCACGGTGGACGAGCCCGCGATCTCGATGACCATCGGCACCAACACCTCGCCGCTCGTCGGCCGGGGCGGCACCGGCAAGGGCGCGGACGCCAAGGCCGCGGTCAAGGACCGCAAGGTCACCGCCCGCCAGGTCAAGGACCGCCTGGACCGCGAGCTGATCGGTAACGTCTCGCTGCGCGTCCTGGACACCGAGCGCCCCGACGCCTGGGAGGTGCAGGGCCGCGGTGAGCTGGCGCTGGCCATCCTGGTCGAGCAGATGCGCCGCGAGGGCTTCGAGATGACCATCGGCAAGCCCCAGGTGGTCACCAAGGACGTCGACGGCAAGACCCACGAGCCCGTCGAGCGCATGACGATCGACGTGCCCGAGGAGCACATGGGCGCCGTCACGCAGCTCATGGGCATCCGCAAGGGCCGCATGGACAACATGTCGAACCACGGTTCCGGCTGGGTCCGCATGGAGTTCGTCGTCCCGTCCCGCGGCCTCATCGGCTTCCGTACGGAGTTCCTGACGAACACCCGCGGTACGGGTATCGCGCACTCCATCCACGAGGGCCACGAGCCGTGGTTCGGCACCCTGACGACCCGTAACAACGGTTCGCTGGTCGCCGACCGCGCCGGTGCCGTCACCGCCTTCGCGATGACGAACCTCCAGGAGCGCGGCGTGCTGTTCACCGACCCCGGCACCGAGGTGTACGAGGGCATGATCGTCGGCGAGAACTCCCGCGCCGACGACATGGACGTGAACATCACCAAGGAGAAGAAGCTCACGAACATGCGGTCCTCGTCGGCCGACTCCTTCGAGGCGATCGTCCCGCCGCGCAAGCTCTCGCTGGAGCAGTCCCTGGAGTTCTGCCGCGACGACGAGTGCGTCGAGGTGACCCCGGAGGCCGTCCGCATCCGCAAGGTCGTCCTCGACCAGAAGGAGCGCAACCGCAGCGCGTCGCGCGCCAAGCACGGCTGAGCCGGCGCCGGTAGGCGATTTCCGGCCGACGATCCGTCAGCGCAAGGCATTGCCGTAGCCCAGGGCCCTCACAGACACTGTGGGGGCCCTCGGTCATGGTCAACCGGTTTTAGGCTTGCCTGACCAGCATGTGAGACAAATGTGTCCGATTATCGGAGGTTGCTCTCCGAAACATGTGTTAACAGTCCGTTTCGGGGGTGTCTGTCTGGGATCGCTTTGTCCGGATTTTGGTCCGCGCAAGGGTCGGATGTTGTCAAACCGAGACCCTTTAAGTGTGGTTTACAGCCCAGTCGTACTTAATAGTTGGCTCCATTGAGCTCGGGTCAATGGGTCACGCACCGTGGGGAGTGCGCCGACTCACGAGCACACTAAGGGCACTGAAACGATCACCGTCAGGGGTGTCGGTGTATCAACCCAGTGCCCTTCTTGTAGTCAAAAGTGGACTCATGAGGAGGAAACCCATGCGTGGTGCCAAGAGCGCCAAGTGGGTCGCGGGAGCGGCCATCATCGCCCTGGCTGCGACTGCCTGTGGTGGCGGCGACGACGATGCCGACAAGGGCAGCAAGACCGCCAAGGGCGCGGTGAACCCGGACGGCATCTTCTCCGTCGAGGTCGGTGAGCCGCAGAACCCGCTGCAGCCGGCCAACACGATGGAGTCGAACGGCAGCATCGTCACCGACGCGATCTTCTCGCAGCTGGTGGACTACGACGCCTCCGGCAAGCTTGAGATGATCAACGCCGAGTCCGTCGACACCAAGGACTCCAAGCTCTGGACGGTCAAGCTCAAGAAGGACTGGAAGTTCCACGACGGCACCCCCGTCACGGCCGAGTCCTACATCAAGGCCTGGAACTGGGCCGCCAACATCAAGAACGACCAGACCAACGCGTCCTGGTTCGGCGACATCAAGGGCTACGCGGACGTCCACCCCGAGGACGCGAAGGCCAAGCCGAAGTCGGACACCATGTCCGGTCTGAAGAAGGTGGACGACTACACGTTCACCATCGAGCTCAACGCCCCGCTGCCGTACTTCTCGTACAAGCTCGGCTACACGGTCTTCTCGCCGCTGCCCGAGTCCTTCTACGCGGACCCGAAGGCCGCCGGTGAGAAGCCGGTCGGCAACGGCGCGTACAAGTTCGTCAGCTGGGACCACAAGAAGCAGATCAAGGTCGTCCGCAACGACGACTACAAGGGTCTCGACAAGGCGAAGAACGGTGGTGTGATCTTCAAGAACTACACCACCCTCGAAACCGCGTACGAGGACCTGAAGTCCGGCAACGTCGACGTGCTCCGCCAGATCGGCCCGAAGGACCTCCCGGTCTACCGGTCCGACCTCGGTGACCGCGCCGTGGACAAGGCGTACTCCGCCATCCAGACGATCGCCGTCGCCTTCTACACCGACCAGTGGAAGAACATCGACCCGAAGGTCCTCCAGGGCCTGTCGATGGGCATCGACCGCGACACGATCACCAAGACCGTGCTCCAGGGCACCCGCGAGCCCGCCACCGGCTGGGTCGCCAAGGGTGTGCTCGGCTACCAGCCGAACGCCACCGGTGACGTCACCAAGTACGACCCCGCCAAGGCCAAGCAGCTCATCAAGGACGGCGGCGGCGTCCCGGGCAACAAGATCTCGATCCAGTTCAACGCCGACGGCGGCCACAAGGAATGGGTCGAGGCGGTCTGCAACAGCATCACGCAGTCGACCGGCGTCAAGTGCACCGGTGACTCGAAGGCCGACTTCCAGGCCGACACCAACGCGCGTGACGACAAGCAGGTCAAGTCCCTGTACCGCTCCGGCTGGGTGCTCGACTACCCGGTGAACGCCAACTTCATCTCGGACCTGTTCCGTACCGGCGCCGCGGGCAACCAGGGCGACTTCTCCAACAAGGGCCTGGACGCGGAGATCAAGAAGGCCGACTCCGCCGCCTCCCTCGAGGACTCCGTCGCCGCTTACCAGAAGATCGAGAAGGAGCTGGTGAACTACATGCCCTCCATCCCGCTCTGGTACTACAAGGTCAACGCCGGCTACTCGGAGAAGGTCCAGAACGTCGACTACGCCCAGGACGGCGACCCGATCCTGACGCAGATCGAAGTCAAGAAGTAATCACACCGACGTAGTCCGCGCGCACGCGCGGGACCGGCACAGAAGGACGGTCCCGCGCCTGCCGCACGCAGTGGCCGGGGGGCCCTTCCACGCAACCGATTCACCCTCAGGGGTAGTCGGTGCGGGGGAGGGCCCGTCGGCTGCCGCCGCCTATTACATGGAGGCATGATGGGGCGCTATGTCGCACGACGACTGCTCCAGATGATCCCGGTCTTCCTCGGGACAACGCTGCTGATCTTCCTGATGGTCTACACGCTGCCCGGCGACCCCGTGCGCGGGCTCTTCGGGGACAAGGGTGCCGATCCGGCCACTCTGGAAGCGATGCGGCACAAGCTCGGACTGGACCAGCCGATTCTGGTGCAGTACTGGGACTACATGAAGGGCATGGTCTTTCATGGGGACTTCGGCAACCAGATAGCCAGTGGACGCCCCGTCACCGACGTGCTCGGCGACGCCTTCCCGGTCACCCTGCGACTGGCGGGCATGGCGTTCGTCATCGAGATCATCCTCGGCATCGGCCTGGGCATGGTCGCAGGTCTGCGGGCCGGCCGGCTGGCCGACAACGTGGTGCTGATCCTGACGCTGCTGATCATCTCGATCCCCGTCTTCGTGCTGGCGCACATCGTGAAGTCCGTCTTCGCCGACCAGCTGGGGCTGATCTCGCCCAACGTCTCGAACGAGGCGACCTGGAGCGAGCTACTGACCCCGGCCATCGTGCTCGGCTCGCTCTCCCTCGCGTACGTGGCCCGGCTGACCCGTACGACGATGGCCGAGAACCTGCGGTCCGACTACATGCGTACGGCCGTCGCCAAGGGGCTTCCCAAGCGCCGCATCATCGGTGTGCACCTGATGCGCAACTCGATGATTCCCGTCATCACCTTCCTGGGCACCGACCTGGGCGCCCTGATGGGCGGTGCGGTCGTCACCGAGTCCGTCTTCAACGTCAAGGGCATCGGCGGCACCATCGTCGAGTCGATCACCCGGCGTGAAGGCACCACCCTGGTGGGCCTCGTCACCATCCTGGTGCTCGTCTACCTGTTCATGACCCTGATCGTCGACCTGCTGTACGCGGTCCTGGACCCGAGGATCCGTTATGCCTGACGTGACCAAGACCGCACCCGCGCCCGAGGACATCCACGGCCCCGTCA
Proteins encoded in this window:
- a CDS encoding isochorismatase family protein produces the protein MTATVLDPQTALIVVDLQKGITGLPTAHPSAGVIANAATLADAFRAKGLPVVLVRVTGGAPGRNEGPARSGKPAADWAEIVPEMGPREGDIIVTKQQWGAFYGTDLDLQLRRRGVTQVVVAGIATSIGVESTARSAHEHGYHVTLATDAMTDMSGEAHDNSLQRIFPRLGETGTTDEIVKLLG
- a CDS encoding MarR family winged helix-turn-helix transcriptional regulator, with the translated sequence MTHVSGAAPDPTAEEVANQLASVVGRLLRRLRSSSSESLLTPTQRSVLARLDDGGAATTADLARAEFVRPQSMRLTLGALETQGLVAREPDPADGRKSVMTVTDAGRATLAQVRAAKRNWLAEAVAAELDGHERRTVAEAVALIERLVGS
- a CDS encoding MFS transporter; this translates as MLPGAVRAAARPDRTEPGPGFSARLTAPLLLGSLLNPLNTTMISTALVAIGHHFSVGAADTAWLISVLYLASAVAQPVLGRLADVFGPRRVFLAGLVVVVASGLIGTFAQGFGELIVSRLLLGIGTSAAYPAAMAVLRDESARIGRPTPRPVLARLSFAALGSAAVGPTLGGLLVMTAGWRGIFAVNVPVALIALGAALLWIPADPPRARTAGGPAPRLGLDPLGIGLFATALTVLAFFLLDLAHPVWWLLAPFAALTAALVWWQLRAPAPFIDLRMLAGNGALSRTYLRHGVSYLLIYCVMYGYTQWLEEARGYSSGHTGLLMLPMSVAALVCSLLGARTKGIRGPLVLACVLLTAGAGTLFLLSGDTPVAVLLLAGACFGIPQGLIGTSNQAAVQAYAPPASVGSAAGLQRTAQYIGAITASSLIALAYGQSAGDRGLHLMAAVAAVLGVLLIVLTVTDRALRGRT
- a CDS encoding peptide ABC transporter substrate-binding protein; the protein is MRGAKSAKWVAGAAIIALAATACGGGDDDADKGSKTAKGAVNPDGIFSVEVGEPQNPLQPANTMESNGSIVTDAIFSQLVDYDASGKLEMINAESVDTKDSKLWTVKLKKDWKFHDGTPVTAESYIKAWNWAANIKNDQTNASWFGDIKGYADVHPEDAKAKPKSDTMSGLKKVDDYTFTIELNAPLPYFSYKLGYTVFSPLPESFYADPKAAGEKPVGNGAYKFVSWDHKKQIKVVRNDDYKGLDKAKNGGVIFKNYTTLETAYEDLKSGNVDVLRQIGPKDLPVYRSDLGDRAVDKAYSAIQTIAVAFYTDQWKNIDPKVLQGLSMGIDRDTITKTVLQGTREPATGWVAKGVLGYQPNATGDVTKYDPAKAKQLIKDGGGVPGNKISIQFNADGGHKEWVEAVCNSITQSTGVKCTGDSKADFQADTNARDDKQVKSLYRSGWVLDYPVNANFISDLFRTGAAGNQGDFSNKGLDAEIKKADSAASLEDSVAAYQKIEKELVNYMPSIPLWYYKVNAGYSEKVQNVDYAQDGDPILTQIEVKK
- the typA gene encoding translational GTPase TypA is translated as MPTRHDIRNVAIVAHVDHGKTTIVDAMLKQAGSFAAHAAESLDDRMMDSNDLEREKGITILAKNTAVKYHPKDGGDVITINIIDTPGHADFGGEVERGLSMVDAVVLLVDASEGPLPQTRFVLRKALQQRLPVILCINKTDRPDSRIDEVVNETYDLFLDLDADEEQIEFPIVYACGRDGIASLTKPEDGTVPADSTSLEPFFSAILEHVPAPTYEEDAPLQAHVTNLDADNFLGRIALLRVEEGELRKGQTVAWIKRDGSIQNVRITELMMTEALTRKPAEVAGPGDICAVAGIPEIMIGETLADPENPVALPLITVDEPAISMTIGTNTSPLVGRGGTGKGADAKAAVKDRKVTARQVKDRLDRELIGNVSLRVLDTERPDAWEVQGRGELALAILVEQMRREGFEMTIGKPQVVTKDVDGKTHEPVERMTIDVPEEHMGAVTQLMGIRKGRMDNMSNHGSGWVRMEFVVPSRGLIGFRTEFLTNTRGTGIAHSIHEGHEPWFGTLTTRNNGSLVADRAGAVTAFAMTNLQERGVLFTDPGTEVYEGMIVGENSRADDMDVNITKEKKLTNMRSSSADSFEAIVPPRKLSLEQSLEFCRDDECVEVTPEAVRIRKVVLDQKERNRSASRAKHG
- a CDS encoding ABC transporter family substrate-binding protein; this encodes MSHVGVPRGTARKRRIPALLTAGVLTLPALAGCSSGEKDTAAVAAVPQDVARAARAQVADGGKVTWAIDALPATFNAFQADADSATGRITGALLPTLFPLDAQGRPQLNPDYLESAKVTETEPRQVVVYRLNQQAVWSDGRGIGAPDFVAQWRALSGKDSAFWTARNAGYERIEKIERGHDDLEVKVTFAKPYADWRSLFSPLYPKQVTGSPDAFNDGARTSLTATAGPFRLREVDKKTGSVTLTRDPRWWGGRAKLDSLVFKAVKPEDRTDALAEGAVDIADIDSTTAHRIAEAAREGAAGAPPASGPGAAQGPADALRSWAVAHGTDEEAAEEEQEARDDKAKAADAYATEQSGLRAFVVRKSLEPAYTQLALNGETGPLADDRVRRAVARALDRQELADTVLKPLGLPAQPLGSHLAVAGQPAYRDGSDALGKQDTEQAQALLADAGWTREGALSRSDGTKAGSEGEKKKDAEKDAEKKGSAGKDADDGKGNRAAGEPVADDGLYIVGDDKPGAPGTHVLAPAPDAAAQSVALLRQAGYLGSTGTSEDARDAIRAQDRQPGGAAGAYAPAGTAAPAEAADTARGPLGKNGKPLSLRFVLPSGPGSAGLRSVGEKIAAMLDTIGIRTEITKVSDDSYFRDHVASGDYDMALYSWPATAYPATDDRPIYAKPLPASDGSLLVEQNYTRVGTDHIDQLFDQAASELDEKAARDLMRKADARIWAAAGSIPLFQRPQLVATGKQLVNVGAFGLGVPHYQDIGYKAPQAAGAPADRKK
- a CDS encoding ABC transporter permease gives rise to the protein MGRYVARRLLQMIPVFLGTTLLIFLMVYTLPGDPVRGLFGDKGADPATLEAMRHKLGLDQPILVQYWDYMKGMVFHGDFGNQIASGRPVTDVLGDAFPVTLRLAGMAFVIEIILGIGLGMVAGLRAGRLADNVVLILTLLIISIPVFVLAHIVKSVFADQLGLISPNVSNEATWSELLTPAIVLGSLSLAYVARLTRTTMAENLRSDYMRTAVAKGLPKRRIIGVHLMRNSMIPVITFLGTDLGALMGGAVVTESVFNVKGIGGTIVESITRREGTTLVGLVTILVLVYLFMTLIVDLLYAVLDPRIRYA